A genomic stretch from Solanum stenotomum isolate F172 chromosome 8, ASM1918654v1, whole genome shotgun sequence includes:
- the LOC125872500 gene encoding uncharacterized protein LOC125872500: MSIISESVMMKAAEAQTVKAKLTVPMEVDFAKCECCGLTEECTLSYIETIRQRYQGNWICGLCAEAIKDEIIRCEMLITAEEALNRHLNFCKNFSSSRPPLNPTVHLIDAMRQILRRSFESPKLLRSMSSSPAENSGEMKHTVIVRSESCIPAISLVDSSSFHAMGLDGGCE, encoded by the coding sequence ATGTCGATAATCAGTGAATCAGTTATGATGAAAGCGGCTGAAGCACAAACAGTAAAAGCAAAACTTACAGTGCCGATGGAGGTTGATTTCGCCAAATGCGAGTGCTGTGGTTTGACGGAGGAATGTACTCTGTCGTATATAGAAACAATCCGGCAGCGGTACCAAGGGAATTGGATTTGTGGATTGTGTGCTGAGGCTATCAAGGACGAGATCATTCGATGTGAGATGTTGATTACTGCTGAAGAGGCATTGAATCGTCATCTCAATTTCTGTAAGAATTTCAGTTCGTCTCGTCCGCCTTTGAATCCGACTGTTCACTTAATCGATGCGATGAGGCAGATTTTGAGGCGGAGTTTTGAATCTCCGAAATTGCTTAGGTCGATGTCTAGTAGTCCGGCGGAGAATAGCGGAGAGATGAAGCACACGGTGATTGTTCGATCGGAAAGTTGTATCCCTGCAATTTCTTTGGTGGA